A part of Dehalogenimonas sp. W genomic DNA contains:
- a CDS encoding nucleotide exchange factor GrpE: protein MTKRHSEGSDEQSLQAEFENLNTALEQEKSRAEENLNNFKRAQADFINYKRRTDQEKTESVGFGKSLAYLSILPVLDDLSRALAAVPPEQADNSWVQGMQLIEKKFRTLLEKEGVTPMNTVGQPFDPAFHEAVLRCPGEEGIIVDELSTGYMYKDKVLRQAQVKVACEDITE from the coding sequence ATGACAAAAAGACATTCGGAAGGCTCCGACGAGCAATCGCTTCAGGCAGAGTTTGAAAACCTGAATACCGCGCTGGAACAGGAAAAAAGCCGTGCTGAGGAAAACCTCAATAACTTCAAACGTGCTCAGGCGGATTTCATTAATTACAAGCGCCGCACTGATCAGGAAAAGACCGAATCGGTCGGCTTCGGCAAGAGCCTGGCCTATCTATCCATCCTGCCGGTGCTGGATGACCTTTCCCGTGCCCTGGCCGCCGTCCCCCCGGAACAGGCGGATAATTCCTGGGTGCAGGGCATGCAGTTAATTGAGAAAAAGTTCCGCACCCTGCTGGAAAAGGAAGGCGTTACCCCGATGAATACCGTCGGCCAGCCTTTTGACCCGGCCTTTCACGAAGCTGTGCTCCGCTGTCCGGGCGAAGAAGGCATCATCGTTGATGAACTTTCCACCGGTTACATGTACAAGGACAAGGTGTTGCGCCAGGCTCAGGTCAAAGTGGCCTGCGAGGACATCACCGAATAG
- a CDS encoding glutaminyl-peptide cyclotransferase, with product MPPPTPRRSIKWLLQLLLAAVIVTTPAACAPNTPPGINQPSVVNYTYRVINTYPHDPGAFTQGLVYDNGILYESTGLFGHSSLRKVDLVTGQVTQTLTLAPGYFSEGLALWQDSLIQLTWQSNTGFVYQRDNFEVTQSFSYVTEGWGLTHDGSRLIMSDGTATLYFLDPKTFTITGSVSVHDAETPVAQLNELEYVNGRIYANVWQTDRIAVIDPTDGRVTGWIDLTGLLTAELKGNNPVDILNGIAYDAAGDRLFVTGKLWPWLFEIELVSVDHPN from the coding sequence ATGCCCCCGCCGACACCCCGCCGTTCAATAAAATGGTTGCTGCAATTACTGTTGGCGGCCGTCATCGTCACCACACCGGCGGCCTGCGCTCCGAATACCCCGCCTGGTATCAACCAGCCTTCAGTCGTCAACTACACCTATCGGGTCATCAACACCTACCCTCATGATCCCGGAGCTTTCACCCAGGGGTTGGTTTATGACAATGGCATATTATACGAGAGCACCGGGTTATTCGGCCATTCTTCACTCCGCAAAGTTGACTTGGTTACCGGGCAGGTCACGCAGACATTAACACTGGCCCCAGGTTACTTCAGTGAAGGGTTGGCTTTATGGCAGGATTCGCTCATACAACTGACCTGGCAATCAAACACCGGCTTTGTCTACCAGCGGGACAATTTTGAAGTAACGCAAAGTTTCAGTTATGTCACCGAAGGTTGGGGGCTGACTCATGACGGCAGCCGGCTGATTATGAGCGACGGTACCGCCACCTTATATTTTCTGGACCCGAAGACATTTACCATCACCGGCAGCGTTTCAGTACACGATGCTGAAACACCGGTTGCGCAGTTGAATGAACTGGAATACGTCAACGGCCGGATTTATGCCAACGTCTGGCAGACCGACAGGATTGCCGTCATAGACCCGACCGACGGACGCGTTACCGGCTGGATTGACCTGACCGGACTGCTCACAGCTGAATTAAAGGGTAATAATCCCGTAGACATATTGAACGGTATTGCCTATGACGCCGCCGGTGACCGGTTGTTCGTCACCGGGAAACTTTGGCCGTGGCTTTTTGAGATAGAGCTGGTAAGTGTAGATCATCCAAATTGA
- a CDS encoding universal stress protein: protein MFRRILVPLDGSTLAEVALPCAEEMAGRMGSQVILVSVLESGADQYENLFRCYLNSRAADLQTRILDGGGPDVTVTPLLVPEIEEEDLIEEDTPSKDLGHPTSEIIGAAAAHGASIIIMATHGYSGLRRVALSSVADAIVHGCGMPVLLVRPDGEAAKTPSQICRNIVVPLDGSAMAESALRVVEDMAAKMSGQGMTVNLVHVAPERRVATTDEPSQTFLENVVDPAWCKAGDKAELYFEQAAAYLKQSGATLEAAGVTVNHQVRAGKPEEEIAAYTTDTCAAMIVMACHARTGIGRYLMGSTADRILRTVEASVLLLRPEKPQPPGTE, encoded by the coding sequence ATGTTCAGAAGAATACTGGTACCGCTGGACGGTTCAACACTGGCCGAGGTCGCCCTGCCTTGTGCCGAGGAAATGGCCGGCCGCATGGGTTCACAGGTTATCCTTGTCAGTGTCCTGGAATCCGGCGCCGACCAGTATGAAAACCTCTTCCGTTGCTACCTGAACTCCCGCGCTGCCGATCTCCAAACACGCATACTGGACGGCGGCGGACCGGATGTGACGGTCACGCCGTTACTGGTGCCGGAAATTGAGGAAGAAGACCTGATTGAGGAAGATACTCCGAGCAAAGACTTGGGGCACCCTACCTCAGAAATCATCGGTGCCGCCGCCGCTCATGGCGCTTCCATCATCATAATGGCCACTCACGGTTATTCGGGCTTGCGCCGGGTGGCCTTATCCAGTGTGGCTGATGCCATCGTCCATGGCTGTGGTATGCCGGTACTCCTGGTCAGGCCGGATGGTGAGGCCGCCAAAACCCCAAGTCAGATCTGCCGCAATATCGTTGTCCCGCTGGACGGTTCGGCCATGGCGGAATCCGCCTTACGGGTGGTTGAGGATATGGCAGCCAAAATGTCCGGTCAGGGCATGACCGTCAATCTGGTTCATGTCGCCCCGGAGCGCCGCGTCGCCACCACTGACGAACCCAGCCAGACATTCCTGGAGAACGTGGTTGACCCTGCCTGGTGTAAAGCCGGCGATAAAGCGGAACTTTATTTTGAACAGGCCGCCGCTTACCTGAAGCAATCCGGGGCCACACTGGAAGCCGCCGGCGTTACCGTCAACCATCAGGTACGCGCCGGTAAGCCGGAGGAAGAAATAGCCGCTTACACCACAGATACCTGTGCCGCCATGATTGTCATGGCCTGCCACGCCCGCACCGGCATCGGTCGCTACCTCATGGGTAGCACTGCCGACCGGATACTGCGCACGGTGGAGGCTTCTGTCCTGTTGCTCCGGCCGGAAAAACCGCAGCCACCCGGCACGGAATAA
- the hcp gene encoding hydroxylamine reductase: protein MSDMFCFQCEQAVGGKGCTKVGACGKSATTAGKQDELTAALVDLALAVGDKTPEVSTDSLVMRGLFATVTNVNFDDSRLDELLAQVRAETRRLGGGQDFDAAGLWQGDADIVSLRSTLLFGLRGMAAYAWHAFVLGKTDAAVTAWLYKGLREMAAEHTVAEWLGLLMEFGLVNLKCMELLDGANTGAFGHPVPTKVSTVIEPGPFIIISGHDLLDLKELLEQTEGRGVNVYTHGEMLPAHAYPGLKKYSNLKGNFGTAWQNQQKEFDAVPGAVVFNTNCLMPPKPSYADRVFTSAVVAYPGLVHLPATDGRIDYTPAIEKALALGGYQESCELTGINGGKELTTGFGRDAVMGVAGAVIDAVKSGAVKHFLLVGGCDGARPGRNYYTELVEKSPADTVILTLACGKYRFNDLDLGTVGGLPRLLDIGQCNDAYSAIKIALALADAFECGVNDLPLSLVLSWYEQKAVCILLTLLALGIKNIRIGPTLPAFISPNVLGVLVEQFGLTPVGTPEADLAAILAK, encoded by the coding sequence TTGAGCGACATGTTTTGTTTTCAGTGCGAGCAGGCAGTGGGCGGCAAGGGCTGCACCAAAGTGGGTGCCTGCGGTAAATCCGCAACTACTGCCGGCAAGCAGGATGAACTGACGGCGGCATTGGTTGACCTGGCGCTGGCGGTTGGGGATAAGACGCCTGAGGTGAGTACTGACAGTCTGGTTATGCGCGGACTGTTTGCCACGGTAACCAATGTTAATTTTGATGATTCGCGGCTGGATGAGCTTCTGGCTCAGGTGCGGGCTGAAACCCGCCGGCTGGGCGGCGGGCAAGATTTTGACGCGGCAGGATTGTGGCAGGGTGATGCCGACATCGTTTCGCTGCGTTCCACGCTGCTGTTTGGGCTGCGGGGTATGGCGGCTTATGCCTGGCATGCCTTTGTGCTGGGGAAAACAGATGCGGCGGTGACGGCGTGGCTGTATAAAGGACTGCGGGAAATGGCGGCGGAGCATACGGTTGCCGAGTGGCTGGGCCTGCTGATGGAATTCGGTCTGGTGAACCTGAAGTGTATGGAACTGCTGGATGGGGCCAATACCGGCGCCTTCGGTCACCCGGTACCGACCAAAGTCAGCACCGTTATTGAACCGGGCCCGTTCATCATTATCAGCGGTCACGACCTTTTGGACTTGAAAGAACTGCTGGAGCAGACTGAGGGCCGGGGAGTAAATGTCTATACCCACGGTGAAATGCTGCCGGCTCACGCCTATCCGGGATTAAAGAAGTACAGTAATCTAAAGGGCAATTTTGGTACCGCCTGGCAGAATCAACAGAAGGAATTTGACGCAGTTCCCGGTGCGGTGGTGTTCAATACCAACTGTCTGATGCCGCCGAAGCCGTCTTACGCGGATCGGGTGTTTACCTCTGCCGTGGTGGCCTATCCCGGACTGGTTCATTTGCCGGCAACCGACGGTCGGATTGACTATACGCCGGCGATTGAAAAAGCGCTGGCGCTGGGCGGTTATCAGGAATCCTGTGAACTGACCGGAATCAACGGCGGTAAGGAACTAACCACTGGTTTCGGCCGGGACGCGGTCATGGGCGTAGCCGGTGCCGTCATTGATGCAGTGAAAAGCGGTGCCGTTAAGCATTTCCTGCTGGTGGGCGGTTGTGATGGTGCCCGTCCCGGACGTAATTACTACACTGAACTGGTGGAAAAGTCTCCGGCGGACACGGTCATTCTGACGCTGGCCTGCGGCAAATATCGCTTCAACGACCTTGATTTGGGCACCGTGGGCGGGCTGCCGCGGCTGCTGGATATCGGGCAGTGCAACGACGCTTATTCAGCCATTAAGATTGCCCTGGCTCTGGCGGACGCCTTTGAGTGCGGCGTGAATGACCTGCCCCTGTCGCTGGTGCTGTCATGGTACGAACAGAAGGCGGTTTGTATTCTATTGACGCTGCTGGCGCTGGGCATCAAGAACATCCGCATCGGGCCGACCCTGCCGGCTTTCATTTCCCCCAATGTACTGGGAGTGTTGGTGGAGCAGTTCGGGCTGACCCCGGTGGGTACGCCTGAGGCTGATCTGGCAGCGATACTGGCAAAATAA
- the dnaK gene encoding molecular chaperone DnaK, with the protein MGRVVGIDLGTTNSEVAVIQAGEPVVIPSAEGGSLVPSVVAVNKNGERLVGRQAKNQAVLNPDNTIYSIKRFMGRTWGEPAGRELPVEDDAKRKPYKVTKGANNEVKVALGGKEYSPPEISAMILQKLKADAEAFLGDKVTEAVITVPAYFNDAQRQATKDAGQIAGLNVLRIVNEPTAAALAYGLDKKKEETVAVYDLGGGTFDISILELGDGTFQVKSTNGDTHLGGDDFDQKIIDWLVAEYKKDQGIDLSKDKTAMQRLKEAAEKSKVELSSVQQTEVNLPFITADASGPKHLNITLTRSKLEQLVADLVEKTIGPSRQALTDAGKTAAQIDEVILVGGQTRMPLVRAKVKEFFGKEPNMSVNPDEVVAIGAAIQAGVIKGDVSDVLLLDVSPLTLGIETLGGVATPLIPRNTTIPTSKSQVFSTAADNQPSVEIHVLQGERPMAADNRTLGRFMLDGILPAPRGLPQVEVTFDIDANGILSVRAQDKGTGKEQKITITSSSGLSKEEVAKMQKDAEAHAAEDTARKELAEAKNQGDTLAYQSEKMLNDNKDKVPEELATEVTGKIEAVKQALQGSDTPALKAAIEELNQSMQKMGNAVYSQQAQQQQPGAEGAEGPAEGGETPKDDGTVEGEFREV; encoded by the coding sequence ATGGGTAGAGTAGTAGGCATTGATCTGGGTACCACTAATTCAGAGGTCGCCGTTATTCAAGCCGGCGAACCGGTAGTTATCCCTTCAGCCGAAGGCGGCAGTCTGGTGCCATCGGTCGTGGCCGTCAACAAGAATGGCGAACGACTGGTCGGTCGTCAGGCCAAGAACCAGGCGGTATTGAATCCGGATAACACCATCTATTCCATCAAGCGTTTCATGGGCCGCACCTGGGGTGAACCCGCCGGGCGTGAACTTCCGGTAGAAGATGACGCCAAGCGCAAGCCTTACAAGGTCACCAAGGGCGCTAATAATGAGGTCAAAGTCGCTCTCGGCGGCAAGGAATATTCCCCGCCGGAAATTTCGGCCATGATTTTACAAAAACTCAAGGCGGACGCCGAAGCCTTCCTGGGCGACAAGGTCACCGAGGCGGTCATCACCGTTCCGGCCTATTTCAATGACGCGCAGCGTCAGGCCACCAAGGATGCCGGGCAGATTGCCGGTCTGAACGTCCTGCGTATCGTCAATGAACCCACCGCCGCCGCTCTGGCCTACGGTCTGGACAAGAAAAAGGAGGAAACAGTCGCGGTCTATGATCTGGGTGGCGGTACCTTTGACATCTCCATTCTGGAACTGGGTGACGGCACTTTCCAGGTAAAATCCACTAACGGCGACACCCACCTGGGCGGCGATGACTTTGATCAGAAAATCATTGACTGGCTGGTAGCCGAATACAAGAAAGACCAGGGCATTGACCTGTCCAAGGATAAGACAGCCATGCAGCGCCTCAAGGAAGCTGCAGAAAAATCCAAGGTTGAGCTTTCCTCTGTCCAGCAGACCGAGGTCAATCTGCCCTTTATCACCGCAGATGCTTCCGGCCCCAAGCATCTGAATATCACTCTGACCCGTTCCAAGCTGGAGCAGTTGGTAGCCGACCTGGTGGAAAAGACCATCGGCCCCTCCCGCCAGGCGCTGACCGACGCCGGCAAGACAGCGGCCCAGATTGATGAGGTCATTCTGGTCGGCGGACAGACCCGTATGCCGCTGGTACGCGCCAAGGTTAAGGAGTTCTTCGGCAAGGAACCCAATATGAGCGTTAACCCGGATGAAGTCGTCGCTATCGGCGCCGCTATCCAGGCCGGCGTTATCAAGGGTGATGTTTCTGATGTACTTCTATTGGATGTGTCCCCGCTGACATTGGGTATTGAGACCCTGGGCGGTGTGGCTACGCCCCTGATTCCGCGCAACACCACCATCCCGACCAGCAAAAGTCAGGTCTTCTCCACAGCCGCGGACAACCAGCCCAGCGTTGAGATTCATGTCCTGCAGGGTGAGCGCCCGATGGCTGCCGATAACCGCACCCTGGGCCGCTTCATGCTGGACGGCATTCTGCCGGCCCCCCGCGGCCTGCCGCAGGTTGAAGTTACCTTTGATATTGATGCCAACGGTATTCTCTCCGTCCGCGCTCAGGACAAGGGCACCGGCAAAGAACAGAAGATTACCATCACCTCCTCCTCCGGCTTGTCCAAGGAAGAAGTGGCGAAGATGCAAAAGGACGCCGAGGCCCACGCCGCCGAAGATACCGCCCGCAAGGAACTGGCTGAAGCCAAGAACCAGGGTGATACCCTGGCCTACCAGTCCGAGAAAATGCTTAATGATAACAAAGACAAGGTACCGGAAGAGTTAGCCACCGAGGTTACCGGCAAGATTGAGGCCGTAAAACAGGCGCTTCAGGGCTCCGACACCCCGGCGCTCAAAGCCGCCATTGAGGAACTCAATCAGTCAATGCAGAAAATGGGTAACGCGGTCTACAGTCAGCAGGCCCAGCAGCAGCAGCCTGGGGCTGAAGGTGCCGAGGGACCCGCTGAGGGCGGGGAAACGCCCAAAGACGACGGCACCGTAGAGGGTGAATTCCGCGAGGTCTAA
- the hrcA gene encoding heat-inducible transcriptional repressor HrcA codes for MLSQRSETILSSIIRQYVSSAAPVSSSAVISECGLDVCSATVRNEMGRLEEEGYIVKPHHSAGSIPSDKGYRYFVESIKNVRLPVAEQTLINHLFHQVEKEMENWLSLAAGLVSQRAHNVAVVTQPKQTSARYHHLELVTLQESLVLAVLIMRGARVRQQLVSFDAPISQFELNTISGKLNEAYDGLSKSKVEQHNLCLSETEKKVREAVVRMLQGEDEQRNEEPYLEGLNYLLEQPEFAKSQRAQSLMELVEKRRLGRMLAEEEFDEDIKVFIGQENREESIRDYSVVLGSFGLADEARGMLGVIGPTRMNYEKTIAAVRYLSLVMSALVAELYGRDPGAVADENQV; via the coding sequence ATGCTCAGTCAACGCTCTGAGACAATACTCTCCAGTATAATCCGCCAGTATGTGAGCAGTGCCGCACCGGTGTCGTCTTCGGCTGTTATCTCCGAATGCGGCCTGGATGTCTGTTCCGCCACGGTCAGGAATGAGATGGGGCGCCTGGAGGAAGAGGGGTATATCGTCAAACCCCATCATTCCGCCGGCAGCATACCTTCGGATAAAGGCTACCGTTACTTTGTTGAGAGCATTAAAAATGTACGACTGCCCGTTGCGGAACAAACGCTGATCAATCATCTCTTCCATCAAGTGGAAAAAGAGATGGAAAACTGGCTTTCACTGGCGGCCGGACTGGTTTCCCAGCGGGCTCATAATGTAGCCGTGGTTACCCAGCCCAAACAGACCAGCGCCCGATACCATCACTTGGAACTGGTCACACTGCAGGAAAGCCTGGTGCTGGCGGTGCTCATCATGCGCGGTGCCCGGGTACGCCAGCAGTTGGTCAGTTTTGACGCCCCCATCAGTCAGTTTGAGCTCAACACTATATCTGGTAAATTGAATGAGGCTTACGATGGCCTGAGCAAGAGCAAGGTTGAACAGCACAACCTCTGCCTCAGCGAAACCGAGAAAAAGGTCCGTGAAGCGGTCGTCAGGATGTTACAGGGCGAGGATGAGCAACGTAACGAAGAACCCTACCTGGAAGGTTTAAACTACCTCCTGGAACAGCCGGAATTCGCCAAGAGCCAGCGTGCCCAGTCACTGATGGAACTGGTGGAGAAACGCCGCCTGGGCCGGATGCTGGCGGAAGAGGAATTTGACGAAGATATCAAGGTCTTCATCGGCCAGGAAAACCGGGAGGAAAGCATCAGGGATTACTCGGTGGTACTGGGCAGCTTCGGGCTGGCCGACGAGGCCCGCGGCATGCTGGGAGTAATCGGCCCAACCCGGATGAACTATGAAAAAACCATCGCCGCGGTGCGTTATCTATCGCTGGTAATGAGCGCCCTGGTCGCCGAACTTTACGGCCGCGACCCCGGTGCCGTCGCTGACGAAAATCAGGTCTGA